Proteins encoded in a region of the Streptomyces sp. NBC_01298 genome:
- a CDS encoding class F sortase → MNHRTAGPLIAAALLASVLTGCGGASPAGSPAAAPSAAAVATASAPPVVAPTSAPAAPATAAPMAASAPVRVRIPAAGVDASPLLPLGLAADGTVEVPSVADGGKIGWYDKGVTPGETGPAVLIGHFDTVRGPAVLKDVSRVRAGDEVAVSREDGSTAVFRVRELEQVDKKHFPTEKVYGNTARPELRVITCGGEITDGHRPDNIILYADLVG, encoded by the coding sequence ATGAACCACCGCACCGCCGGCCCGCTGATCGCCGCCGCCCTCCTCGCCTCCGTACTGACCGGTTGCGGCGGCGCCTCGCCCGCCGGCTCGCCCGCCGCCGCGCCCTCCGCCGCGGCCGTGGCCACGGCCTCCGCGCCGCCCGTCGTCGCCCCCACCTCCGCGCCGGCGGCCCCGGCGACGGCGGCCCCGATGGCCGCCTCGGCGCCCGTACGCGTACGGATCCCCGCGGCCGGGGTCGACGCCTCGCCCCTGCTGCCGCTCGGCCTGGCCGCCGACGGCACCGTCGAGGTGCCCTCCGTGGCCGACGGGGGCAAGATCGGCTGGTACGACAAGGGCGTCACCCCCGGTGAGACCGGACCCGCCGTGCTGATCGGCCACTTCGACACCGTCCGCGGCCCGGCCGTGCTCAAGGACGTCTCCCGGGTCCGCGCCGGCGACGAGGTGGCCGTCTCCCGCGAGGACGGCAGCACCGCCGTCTTCCGGGTCCGCGAGCTGGAGCAGGTGGACAAGAAGCACTTCCCCACCGAGAAGGTCTACGGGAACACCGCCCGCCCCGAGCTGCGCGTGATCACCTGCGGGGGTGAAATCACCGACGGCCACCGGCCCGACAACATCATCTTGTATGCCGATCTCGTGGGCTGA
- a CDS encoding PH domain-containing protein codes for MSSDQPTEEPAYDDRVYRSPMATVTGVVLLALLAWLCGDAVVRGAGNIPWIALAVALCVTPLIVAFTVRPAVFAGADRLRVRNPFRVIELPWAAVDTVRARFSAEVLAEGATYQLWSIPVSLRERKKANRRQAGRLGLGNGQAKAPDEEVRRASADKIVEDLRELQERGASRPGAQGPVKVSWSYEIIAPAVVGALILIVLLATG; via the coding sequence ATGAGCAGCGATCAGCCCACCGAAGAGCCGGCGTACGACGACCGGGTCTACCGCTCCCCGATGGCCACCGTCACCGGGGTGGTGCTGCTGGCGCTGCTCGCTTGGCTCTGCGGGGACGCCGTGGTGCGGGGCGCGGGGAACATCCCGTGGATCGCCCTCGCCGTCGCCCTGTGCGTGACCCCGCTGATCGTCGCGTTCACGGTCCGGCCGGCCGTCTTCGCCGGCGCCGACCGGCTGCGCGTGCGCAACCCCTTCCGGGTCATCGAACTGCCCTGGGCCGCCGTCGACACCGTGCGCGCCCGGTTCTCCGCCGAGGTGCTGGCGGAGGGGGCGACGTACCAGCTGTGGTCCATTCCGGTCTCCCTGCGGGAGCGCAAGAAGGCCAACCGCCGTCAGGCGGGCCGGCTCGGCCTGGGCAACGGCCAGGCCAAGGCTCCGGACGAGGAGGTCCGCCGCGCCTCCGCCGACAAGATCGTGGAGGACCTGCGGGAACTGCAGGAGCGCGGCGCCTCGCGGCCCGGCGCCCAGGGCCCCGTGAAGGTCTCCTGGTCGTACGAGATCATCGCGCCCGCGGTGGTCGGCGCGCTCATCCTGATTGTGCTGCTCGCCACGGGCTGA
- a CDS encoding VanZ family protein: MHRLKGNRVKGSGSAAVQQWIRLLAGVLLVAHLLLVGWLMLRPLDVPWAAAANLTPLEGIRADLSYGPLEAARRIGGGLALLAPLGVLLPLISGRVELSPLATWSSLARTAAAGALVSVGIEMFQMAVPGQVVDVDSVLLNTLGVMLAHVVVVPALRLRLRRSQGRTPRITRVGLGPWTDVLSSVQREY, translated from the coding sequence GTGCACCGTCTCAAGGGCAACCGTGTCAAGGGCAGCGGCAGCGCCGCGGTACAGCAGTGGATCCGGCTCCTCGCCGGGGTCCTGCTGGTCGCCCACCTCCTCCTCGTCGGCTGGCTGATGCTGCGCCCGCTGGACGTGCCCTGGGCGGCGGCCGCCAATCTGACCCCGCTGGAGGGGATCCGGGCGGACCTCTCCTACGGGCCGCTGGAGGCCGCCCGCCGGATCGGCGGCGGGCTGGCGCTGCTGGCCCCGCTCGGGGTGCTGCTGCCGCTGATCAGCGGCCGTGTGGAGCTTTCGCCGCTGGCCACGTGGTCCTCGCTGGCCCGGACGGCCGCCGCGGGCGCGCTGGTCTCGGTCGGCATCGAGATGTTCCAGATGGCGGTCCCGGGTCAGGTGGTCGACGTGGATTCGGTGCTGCTGAACACCCTCGGCGTGATGCTCGCGCACGTGGTCGTGGTGCCGGCCCTGAGGCTTCGACTGCGGCGTTCTCAGGGGAGGACCCCGAGAATTACCAGGGTCGGGCTCGGCCCCTGGACCGACGTTCTTTCCTCTGTTCAGCGGGAGTATTGA
- a CDS encoding PspC domain-containing protein, which produces MSALARPRDGRWIGGVCAGLARRFGISANTMRIIFVVSCLLPGPQFLLYLALWVLLPNEKSSTTSAATGW; this is translated from the coding sequence ATGAGCGCCCTTGCCCGCCCCCGTGACGGACGATGGATCGGCGGAGTCTGTGCCGGTCTGGCGCGCCGCTTCGGAATATCCGCGAATACGATGCGGATCATCTTCGTCGTCTCGTGCCTGCTGCCCGGCCCGCAGTTCCTCCTTTACCTGGCGCTGTGGGTGCTCCTGCCGAACGAGAAGTCGAGCACCACTTCCGCCGCCACCGGCTGGTAA
- a CDS encoding sensor domain-containing protein: MKARTATAVLLPALLSVTVGCGSTSTPASGKGPDPKGSASAPGQAGASGAAGASGSAGTGGAGETGATAAAGGTTGPRRGAGRLERAALEQGDLSGYQISANGKNPNAPDGQPQADRKACQPLADIMGDKPDPAARETVNRGIGSQKQLGLAVSASVSSYAESDAKALIARLKDAVAACAGGFTATVEKQTGTYRDVKAADYKTGGDESVSWTTTAAAAGVTAQVHLVVVRQGDTVMRLMALNVTGGRQTPQVPHEVADKQLQKVRAAR, from the coding sequence ATGAAGGCACGAACGGCCACGGCCGTGCTGCTCCCCGCCCTGCTGTCCGTGACGGTGGGCTGCGGGAGCACCAGCACCCCCGCCTCCGGCAAGGGGCCCGACCCGAAGGGCTCCGCGAGCGCGCCCGGGCAGGCGGGGGCGTCCGGCGCGGCCGGAGCCTCCGGCTCCGCGGGCACCGGCGGAGCCGGTGAGACGGGCGCCACGGCCGCCGCGGGCGGTACGACCGGCCCCCGGCGGGGCGCCGGCCGGCTGGAGCGCGCCGCCCTGGAACAGGGCGACCTGAGCGGCTACCAGATCTCCGCGAACGGCAAGAACCCGAACGCCCCCGACGGCCAGCCGCAGGCGGACCGCAAGGCCTGCCAGCCGCTCGCCGACATCATGGGAGACAAGCCCGACCCGGCGGCGCGCGAGACCGTCAACCGGGGCATCGGCTCCCAGAAGCAGCTGGGCCTGGCCGTCTCCGCCTCCGTCAGCTCCTACGCCGAATCCGACGCCAAGGCGCTGATCGCCCGGCTGAAGGACGCCGTGGCCGCCTGCGCCGGCGGCTTCACCGCCACCGTCGAGAAGCAGACCGGCACCTACCGCGACGTGAAGGCGGCCGACTACAAGACGGGCGGCGACGAGAGCGTCAGCTGGACCACGACCGCTGCCGCCGCCGGCGTCACCGCTCAGGTGCACCTGGTCGTCGTACGCCAGGGGGACACCGTCATGCGACTCATGGCGCTCAACGTCACGGGCGGCCGCCAGACCCCCCAGGTCCCGCACGAGGTCGCGGACAAGCAGCTCCAGAAGGTCCGCGCCGCGCGCTGA
- the iscB gene encoding RNA-guided endonuclease IscB produces the protein MPDASPGAGRVTPNHLVGERAREGHPVVFVLDRHGHPLQPTTPARARKLLDQGRAAVARHTPFVIRLKDRTASESQVNGVELGIDPGSKHTGIAVFTAMNGNRRGLFAIELMHRGGVIRGKLTARAAYRRGRRTRNLRYRAPRFSNRTRPDGWLAPSLRHRVDTTMSWTTRLARWAPVRAVHVERVAFDTHAMSHGGPLEGAEYQHGTLHGTEVREYLLAKWGRSCAYCGATGVPLNIDHVKPRSRAGSDRISNLTTACVPCNEKKSNQPVEDFLKSSPRQLARILAQVKAPLCDAAAVNATRWALWRALGAAFPMVHTASGGRTKWNRRRTGLTKTHTLDALCVGHLDAVSRTPARLLAVTATGRGTYARTRTDKYGFPRLRLPRQKQFFGYQTGDLARAIVPTGKKTGTHTGRIAVRATGSFNIKTAHGLIQGLGHKHFRLLQRADGYAYTTRPEGPHSPLAAKAGVSRRRAR, from the coding sequence ATGCCCGACGCTTCACCTGGCGCCGGGCGCGTCACCCCCAACCATCTGGTTGGGGAGAGGGCCCGTGAGGGCCACCCCGTCGTGTTCGTCCTGGACAGGCACGGCCATCCGCTGCAACCGACCACCCCGGCCAGGGCTCGCAAGCTCCTCGACCAGGGCCGGGCAGCCGTCGCCCGGCACACCCCGTTCGTGATCCGGCTCAAAGACCGTACGGCCTCGGAATCTCAGGTGAACGGTGTGGAGCTTGGGATCGACCCCGGCTCCAAACACACCGGCATCGCTGTCTTCACCGCGATGAACGGCAACCGCCGCGGCCTGTTCGCGATCGAACTCATGCACCGGGGTGGCGTGATCCGGGGCAAGCTGACCGCTCGTGCCGCCTACCGGCGGGGGCGGCGTACCAGGAACCTGCGTTACCGTGCTCCTCGTTTCTCCAACCGGACTCGCCCCGACGGCTGGCTGGCTCCGTCGCTGCGTCACCGTGTGGACACCACGATGTCGTGGACCACCCGACTCGCACGGTGGGCACCCGTCCGCGCGGTTCATGTGGAGCGGGTCGCGTTCGACACCCATGCCATGTCCCACGGCGGACCGCTGGAGGGGGCCGAGTACCAGCACGGCACTCTGCACGGCACAGAAGTCCGCGAGTACCTGTTGGCCAAGTGGGGGCGGTCCTGCGCCTACTGCGGCGCTACCGGAGTGCCTCTCAACATCGACCACGTCAAGCCCCGCTCACGGGCCGGCAGCGACCGGATCTCCAACCTGACCACTGCGTGCGTGCCCTGCAATGAGAAGAAGTCCAACCAGCCCGTCGAGGACTTCCTCAAGAGCTCCCCGCGCCAGTTGGCCCGCATCCTCGCCCAGGTCAAAGCCCCGCTCTGCGACGCGGCAGCCGTCAACGCCACCCGCTGGGCCTTGTGGCGTGCCCTCGGCGCAGCGTTCCCTATGGTGCACACCGCGTCGGGGGGCCGTACCAAGTGGAACCGACGGCGTACGGGCCTGACCAAGACCCACACCCTCGACGCCCTGTGCGTCGGCCACCTCGACGCCGTCAGCCGTACCCCGGCCCGCCTCCTCGCGGTCACCGCGACCGGCCGCGGCACCTATGCGCGCACCCGCACCGACAAGTACGGCTTCCCCCGCCTCCGCCTGCCCAGACAGAAGCAGTTCTTCGGCTACCAGACCGGAGACCTCGCCCGCGCCATCGTCCCCACCGGCAAGAAGACCGGCACGCACACTGGCCGCATAGCGGTCCGTGCCACAGGCAGCTTCAACATCAAAACCGCACACGGCCTCATCCAGGGCCTTGGACACAAACATTTCCGTCTCCTCCAACGAGCCGATGGCTACGCGTACACCACCCGACCCGAAGGCCCCCATTCACCCCTCGCGGCCAAAGCAGGGGTTTCTAGGAGAAGAGCCCGATGA
- a CDS encoding adenosine deaminase has product MTSETPNLPTPDQIRRSPKVLLHDHLDGGLRPGTIIELAREVGYENLPESDADKLGIWFREAADSGSLPRYLETFAHTCAVMQTKAALFRVAAECAEDLAEDGVVYAEIRYAPEQHLEAGLTLEEVVETVNEGFREGERRAKANGHRIRVGALLTAMRHAARALEIAELANRYRDNGVVGFDIAGAEAGFPPTRHLDAFEYLKRENNHFTIHAGEAFGLPSIWQALQWCGADRLGHGVKIIDDIEVAADGSVTLGRLASYVRDKRIPLEMCPTSNLQTGAAVSYAEHPIGLLRKLHFRLTVNTDNRLMSGTSMSREFEHLVDTFGYSLEDMQWFTVNAMKSAFIPFDERLAMINDVIKPGYAELKSEWLFRQTASTSGSVSA; this is encoded by the coding sequence ATGACGAGCGAGACCCCCAACCTGCCCACCCCGGATCAGATCCGCCGCTCCCCGAAGGTGCTCCTGCACGACCACCTCGACGGTGGCCTGCGCCCCGGGACCATCATCGAGCTGGCCCGCGAGGTCGGCTACGAGAACCTTCCCGAGAGCGACGCCGACAAGCTCGGCATCTGGTTCCGGGAAGCCGCCGACTCCGGTTCCCTCCCGCGCTACCTGGAGACCTTCGCCCACACCTGCGCGGTCATGCAGACGAAGGCGGCCCTCTTCCGGGTGGCCGCCGAGTGCGCCGAGGACCTCGCCGAGGACGGCGTCGTCTACGCGGAGATCCGCTACGCGCCCGAGCAGCACCTGGAAGCCGGGCTGACCCTCGAAGAGGTCGTCGAGACGGTCAACGAGGGCTTCCGCGAGGGCGAGCGCCGCGCGAAGGCCAACGGCCACCGGATCCGCGTCGGCGCGCTGCTGACCGCGATGCGGCACGCGGCCCGCGCGCTGGAGATCGCGGAACTGGCCAACCGCTACCGCGACAACGGCGTCGTCGGCTTCGACATCGCCGGCGCCGAGGCGGGGTTCCCTCCCACCCGCCACCTCGACGCCTTCGAGTACCTCAAGCGCGAGAACAACCACTTCACCATCCACGCGGGCGAGGCCTTCGGTCTGCCGTCGATCTGGCAGGCCCTGCAGTGGTGCGGCGCCGACCGGCTCGGCCACGGCGTGAAGATCATCGATGACATCGAGGTCGCCGCCGACGGTTCCGTGACGCTGGGCCGCCTGGCCTCGTACGTCCGGGACAAGCGGATCCCGCTGGAGATGTGCCCGACGTCGAACCTGCAGACGGGCGCGGCGGTCTCCTACGCCGAGCACCCGATCGGCCTGCTGCGGAAACTGCACTTCAGGCTGACCGTCAACACCGACAACCGGCTGATGAGCGGCACCAGCATGAGCCGCGAGTTCGAGCACCTGGTCGACACCTTTGGCTACTCGCTCGAGGACATGCAGTGGTTCACCGTCAATGCGATGAAGTCCGCGTTCATTCCTTTCGATGAACGACTGGCCATGATCAACGACGTGATCAAGCCCGGTTATGCGGAGCTGAAGTCGGAATGGCTGTTCCGTCAGACCGCTTCCACCAGCGGTTCCGTCTCGGCCTAG
- a CDS encoding alpha/beta hydrolase, which yields MAHDAPPARGARLGRAAGATGSVSTVSGVVLLLPGASRLSPGPVRPLARALARAGAADGLVTHQVIHGAGTRERDAEWAADEVVRLYGDVPVCLAGYDAGGRAALAAAGHEAVNSVLALAPSLPRQSAEDSPEPVKQLSGRRVLIVHGTNDARSDPELSYRLATRAKKANRTTCRFEVHSDGHGLREHQDEVVALSVDFVLGSVFSGPYSRPVTDALAAPPPLGLRMPLASGYGRSLRRG from the coding sequence ATGGCACATGATGCGCCGCCGGCGCGCGGAGCCCGTCTGGGGCGGGCGGCCGGCGCGACCGGCTCGGTCTCAACGGTCAGTGGTGTGGTGCTCCTTCTCCCCGGAGCGTCCAGATTGTCCCCCGGTCCGGTGCGCCCGCTGGCCCGGGCCCTGGCCCGTGCGGGCGCGGCGGACGGGCTGGTCACGCACCAGGTCATCCACGGCGCGGGAACCCGCGAAAGGGACGCCGAGTGGGCCGCGGACGAGGTGGTCCGGCTGTACGGGGACGTCCCGGTGTGCCTGGCCGGGTACGACGCGGGCGGCCGGGCGGCGCTCGCAGCGGCCGGCCACGAGGCCGTCAACTCCGTTCTGGCGCTCGCCCCTTCGCTCCCCCGGCAGTCCGCCGAGGACTCCCCCGAACCGGTGAAGCAGCTTTCGGGACGCCGGGTCCTGATCGTGCACGGCACCAACGACGCGCGCAGCGACCCGGAGTTGTCGTACCGGCTGGCCACGCGGGCGAAGAAGGCGAACCGTACGACGTGCCGCTTCGAGGTGCACTCCGACGGCCACGGACTGCGCGAGCACCAGGACGAAGTCGTGGCCCTGTCCGTGGACTTCGTGCTCGGATCCGTCTTCAGCGGGCCGTACTCGCGGCCGGTCACCGACGCGCTGGCGGCTCCCCCGCCGCTGGGCCTGCGGATGCCGCTCGCCTCGGGCTACGGCCGGTCCCTGCGACGCGGCTGA
- a CDS encoding helix-turn-helix transcriptional regulator yields MPSDETDQLSSVARRLYAYAAERYAFSETEAAESLGEPVGAALAELAAAHLIQPRSLPAAAPGGGADGTADGGGPAPVRWSAVSPRAAVARTLAPLALRVRETHDEMDRLRGRLEELLPSYEAATDLRDRGGANALELVTDPAALQDLIGELTASAGTEVLTCHPGGGRSTATLEGAVVRDEAMLARGVRMRTLYQHTARYSRPTAAYVERVTALGSQVRTVGDGLMRMILVDRHTGLMEVRDDIKAALVVREPNVVQFMVQTFERCWSEAEPFSTTIGPEQARSISDELRQTIVRLLAEGLEDKVIARRLGMSERTCQRHIAEIMRAVGAKSRFQAGFLLSATAAASAASAEAAASAASVAPAASTDPLTHPPAGVPESAAPDGTAGTS; encoded by the coding sequence ATGCCATCGGATGAAACGGACCAGCTGAGCTCCGTGGCCCGCCGTCTCTACGCGTACGCGGCCGAGCGGTACGCCTTCTCCGAGACGGAAGCCGCCGAGTCGCTCGGCGAGCCCGTCGGCGCCGCCCTCGCCGAACTCGCGGCGGCCCACCTGATCCAGCCCCGCTCCCTCCCGGCCGCTGCCCCGGGCGGCGGCGCGGACGGCACCGCGGACGGCGGCGGGCCCGCGCCGGTGCGCTGGAGCGCCGTGTCCCCGCGTGCCGCGGTGGCCCGCACGCTGGCCCCGCTGGCCCTGCGGGTGCGCGAGACCCACGACGAGATGGACCGGCTGCGCGGACGGCTGGAGGAGCTGCTCCCCTCCTACGAGGCGGCCACCGACCTGCGCGACCGGGGCGGGGCGAACGCCCTGGAGCTGGTCACCGACCCGGCCGCGCTGCAGGACCTGATCGGGGAGCTCACCGCCTCGGCCGGCACCGAGGTGCTGACCTGCCACCCCGGCGGCGGCCGCAGCACCGCGACCCTGGAGGGAGCGGTGGTGCGGGACGAGGCGATGCTGGCCCGGGGCGTACGGATGCGCACCCTCTACCAGCACACCGCCCGCTACTCCCGCCCGACGGCCGCCTACGTCGAGCGCGTGACCGCGCTCGGCTCGCAGGTCCGTACCGTCGGCGACGGGCTGATGCGGATGATCCTCGTCGACCGGCACACCGGGCTGATGGAGGTGCGGGACGACATCAAGGCGGCGCTGGTGGTGCGCGAGCCCAATGTCGTCCAGTTCATGGTGCAGACCTTCGAGCGATGCTGGTCCGAGGCCGAGCCCTTCAGCACCACCATCGGGCCGGAGCAGGCCCGTTCCATCTCCGACGAGCTGCGCCAGACCATCGTGCGGCTGCTGGCGGAGGGGCTGGAGGACAAGGTCATCGCCCGCCGGCTGGGCATGTCGGAGCGGACCTGTCAGCGCCACATCGCCGAGATCATGCGGGCGGTGGGGGCCAAGTCCCGTTTCCAGGCCGGGTTCCTGCTGTCGGCGACGGCGGCTGCCTCGGCGGCATCCGCCGAGGCCGCCGCGTCCGCCGCCTCCGTCGCGCCGGCGGCTTCCACGGACCCGCTCACGCACCCTCCGGCTGGAGTTCCGGAATCAGCCGCCCCCGACGGGACAGCAGGAACTTCTTGA
- a CDS encoding LysR family transcriptional regulator, with translation MSRYEEDMAVTHALAPRLAYFAAVARHEHVTRAAHELGVPQSTLSRAMVRLEQDLGVTLFARKGRTVALTTAGRTFLASAERSLAEIARAAGSVQQDADPSFGKVAFGFLHTLGPETVPGLIRAFRADHPGVRFSLVQNYGEAMLEKLRAGELDLCLTSPLPDAPDLVARRLDEQRLRLVVPDDHRLAARKRIRLAEAAEETFVTLEPGYGLRRITDDLCAEAGFTPRVAFEGEEAETLRGLVAAGLGVALLPPPAVARPGVVELTVTAPRAVREIGVAWRDGHPDTPPVAEFKKFLLSRRGRLIPELQPEGA, from the coding sequence ATGAGTCGTTACGAAGAAGACATGGCCGTGACACATGCGCTGGCCCCGCGCCTCGCGTACTTCGCCGCCGTCGCCCGGCACGAGCACGTCACCCGCGCCGCGCACGAACTGGGCGTCCCGCAATCCACCCTGTCGCGGGCCATGGTCCGCCTCGAACAGGACCTGGGCGTCACGCTGTTCGCCCGCAAGGGCCGTACGGTCGCGCTCACCACCGCCGGCCGCACCTTCCTCGCCTCGGCGGAACGCTCGCTGGCCGAGATCGCCCGCGCCGCCGGCTCCGTACAGCAGGACGCCGACCCCTCCTTCGGCAAGGTCGCCTTCGGCTTCCTGCACACCCTGGGCCCCGAGACCGTGCCCGGCCTGATCCGGGCCTTCCGGGCCGACCACCCCGGCGTACGGTTCTCCCTGGTCCAGAACTACGGCGAGGCCATGCTGGAGAAGCTGCGCGCCGGCGAGCTCGACCTCTGCCTGACCTCGCCGCTGCCCGACGCCCCGGACCTGGTGGCCCGGCGGCTCGACGAGCAGCGGCTGCGCCTGGTGGTCCCCGACGACCACCGGCTCGCCGCGCGCAAGCGGATCCGCCTCGCGGAGGCCGCCGAGGAAACCTTCGTCACCCTGGAGCCCGGCTACGGACTGCGCCGCATCACCGACGACCTCTGCGCGGAGGCCGGCTTCACGCCCCGGGTCGCCTTCGAGGGGGAGGAGGCCGAGACCCTGCGCGGGCTCGTCGCCGCCGGTCTCGGCGTGGCGCTGCTGCCGCCGCCCGCGGTGGCCCGGCCCGGGGTCGTCGAGCTGACGGTCACCGCCCCGCGCGCGGTCCGCGAGATCGGGGTGGCCTGGCGCGACGGGCACCCGGACACGCCTCCGGTGGCGGAGTTCAAGAAGTTCCTGCTGTCCCGTCGGGGGCGGCTGATTCCGGAACTCCAGCCGGAGGGTGCGTGA
- a CDS encoding MFS transporter gives MPPAHTGASVIPGASTPSLPASAPEAHEPGRPGYRRLSLALFAAGLATFALLYSTQALLPAISEGFGVTAGQASWTVSAATGALALFVLPLSALSERFGRTRMMTCSMVIAVGVGLLVPFAPNLEWLIALRAVQGAAIAGVPASAMAYLAEEVKPKALVAAIGLFVAGNSIGGMSGRLVTGWAAQAWGWRGGLLTVGLMSLACAAAFLVLLPRARFFRPASLNPRAVGRTVSGHLRDPLLLRLYGIGALFMTVFGAVYTVIGYRLVDEPFSLGQGLIGSIFLVYLVGTVSSAAAGQLVARLGRRGALYLAVTTTAAGLFLSLAESLTAILLGLVLITAGFFAGHAVASSAVSRTAKTGRAQASALYQSAYYVGSSAGGTLGALAYHSAGWAATVTLALLAVAGVVTITLYGSHAARSARIAGLPAA, from the coding sequence ATGCCTCCCGCTCATACCGGGGCATCCGTCATCCCGGGTGCCTCCACCCCGTCGTTGCCCGCCTCCGCACCCGAGGCGCACGAGCCCGGCCGTCCCGGCTACCGCCGCCTCAGCCTGGCGCTCTTCGCCGCCGGACTGGCCACCTTCGCCCTCCTCTACTCCACCCAGGCGCTGCTGCCCGCGATCTCCGAGGGCTTCGGCGTGACGGCGGGTCAGGCCAGCTGGACGGTCTCCGCGGCCACCGGCGCCCTCGCCCTGTTCGTCCTGCCGCTCAGCGCGCTGTCGGAGCGCTTCGGCCGGACCCGGATGATGACCTGCTCGATGGTGATCGCGGTCGGCGTCGGCCTGCTGGTGCCCTTCGCGCCGAACCTGGAGTGGCTGATCGCGCTGCGCGCCGTCCAGGGCGCGGCGATCGCCGGGGTGCCGGCCTCCGCGATGGCGTACCTGGCGGAAGAGGTGAAGCCGAAGGCGCTGGTCGCCGCGATCGGCCTGTTCGTGGCGGGCAACTCCATCGGCGGCATGAGCGGCCGCCTCGTCACCGGCTGGGCGGCCCAGGCCTGGGGCTGGCGCGGCGGGCTGCTGACCGTCGGCCTGATGTCGCTGGCCTGCGCGGCGGCGTTCCTCGTCCTCCTCCCCCGGGCCCGGTTCTTCCGGCCGGCCTCGCTGAACCCGCGCGCGGTGGGACGTACCGTCTCCGGGCACCTGCGCGATCCGCTGCTGCTGCGGCTGTACGGGATCGGGGCGCTGTTCATGACCGTGTTCGGGGCGGTGTACACGGTCATCGGCTACCGCCTGGTGGACGAGCCGTTCTCGCTCGGGCAGGGCCTCATCGGCTCGATCTTCCTGGTCTACCTGGTCGGTACGGTCTCCTCGGCGGCGGCCGGGCAGCTGGTGGCCCGGCTGGGCCGGCGCGGCGCGCTGTACCTGGCGGTGACCACGACGGCGGCGGGCCTGTTCCTGTCCCTGGCGGAGTCCCTCACGGCGATCCTCCTCGGCCTGGTCCTGATCACGGCGGGCTTCTTCGCCGGACACGCGGTGGCCTCCTCCGCGGTGAGCAGGACGGCGAAGACGGGCCGCGCCCAGGCCTCGGCGCTGTACCAGTCGGCGTACTACGTCGGCTCCAGCGCCGGCGGCACGCTGGGCGCCCTCGCCTACCACTCGGCGGGCTGGGCGGCCACGGTCACCCTCGCGCTGCTCGCGGTGGCCGGGGTCGTCACGATCACCCTGTACGGGTCCCACGCGGCCCGCAGCGCCCGGATCGCGGGGCTGCCGGCCGCCTGA
- a CDS encoding DUF402 domain-containing protein, which translates to MSTVNVHLILGSTVSMIVPARAVESDDAGLLLWVAPGTPLWRAAIPPGTHLRDLPPGSSYPLRAGRWRHGGALILQPAGAGHAVWWNFTRGQEFRSWYVTLESRVRTPDGADVHVTDQELDITVTPDRAWEWKDEESFAAKTGHPVYWTAAEADAIRAEGVRVTRLIDSASYPFDGTWCDFRPPPGWTVPDRPPLSPPEGP; encoded by the coding sequence ATGTCGACAGTCAACGTTCACCTCATACTCGGCAGCACGGTCAGCATGATCGTCCCGGCCCGCGCGGTCGAGTCGGACGACGCCGGCCTGCTGCTGTGGGTGGCCCCGGGGACCCCGCTCTGGCGCGCCGCCATCCCGCCCGGCACCCACCTGCGGGACCTGCCGCCGGGGAGCTCGTACCCGCTGCGGGCCGGCCGGTGGCGGCACGGGGGCGCGCTGATCCTGCAGCCGGCCGGGGCGGGCCACGCGGTGTGGTGGAACTTCACGAGGGGGCAGGAGTTCCGCAGCTGGTACGTCACCCTCGAATCCCGTGTCCGCACCCCGGACGGCGCGGACGTGCACGTGACCGACCAGGAACTCGACATCACGGTGACCCCGGACCGCGCGTGGGAGTGGAAGGACGAGGAGTCCTTCGCCGCGAAGACGGGCCACCCGGTGTACTGGACGGCGGCCGAGGCCGACGCCATCCGCGCGGAGGGCGTCCGCGTCACGCGGCTCATCGACTCGGCGTCCTACCCCTTCGACGGCACCTGGTGCGATTTCCGCCCGCCGCCGGGCTGGACCGTCCCGGACCGCCCGCCGCTGTCCCCTCCGGAAGGGCCCTGA